Proteins co-encoded in one Flavobacterium sp. M31R6 genomic window:
- a CDS encoding TonB-dependent receptor: protein MRKIALLFFLLNVTFMMAQREVSGIVKDKTGTPLPGVNVQEKGTKNGISTDMNGSYKLNVNEGATLVFSYIGFTTVTKPATTAIINVDLEEESGGQKLEEVVVTGTRTAPRSNTTSALPIDVLSSKDLTATGQATFDKALQYRIPSFNTVNTPVNDATSLLDPYEIRNMGPSRTLILINGKRKNLSSLLYVQTSPGRGETGADISAIPTDAIERVEILRDGASAQYGSDAIAGVMNIILKKNHSDGSLTIRSGITGEGDGEMLGVTLNNGTTVGGNGFLNYTIDFSKVNQANRPGTVDAEGDAGDFGAPLAEVQSFLARRPDAGNINGSPETAAAKFLINGGNDLNDITQVYYNAAYVYKKVNSFANYRTPYWRTLDPANPYLNDFFGNGDDANPSYDGYVPTFEGDLNDYNATLGFKTTKNGWNTDMSITTGGNSQTYSVNNSVNRSNIKQSSIDPDTGLPAVDPITGQVIYTNKYQENSPISFKPGGTSFNHIVGNIDISKTLSDHISIGFGSEFRTETFGVQAGDEASWEGIGADSFAGNRPENSGKWNRYNFGAYGDLAWDVTKDFLINGTVRYEDYSDFGDATVWKLSSRYKFLDDKVTLRGSVSTGFRAPTLHQIYTQKSQYSFVPGQGIQVSGIINNISPQARQLNIPQLDAEKSTNITVGIGSKPFKNFNFTLDYYNIKVEDRIVLGDKQNTQFGSVAWFSNSFDTRTSGLDVVMNYNNIGIGSGKLGFNLSGNITFQNERISPVRAGDSFSQTLESLMFTSRPETKWILGANYEIGKFGFSLNNTYFGKTTFNQDGLNADLKTEFIPKIVTDLGITFSATEKLTLAFNVNNIFNVLPEWKFVAENAAGSAILADPAQVKTQYNLITFNGRYSQVTYDGSHFSQLGTMLNLSLNYKF from the coding sequence ATGAGAAAAATCGCGCTATTATTCTTTTTGTTAAATGTCACGTTTATGATGGCTCAAAGAGAAGTTTCAGGAATCGTAAAAGACAAAACGGGCACTCCGCTTCCAGGAGTTAATGTTCAGGAAAAAGGGACGAAAAATGGAATATCAACTGATATGAATGGTAGTTACAAACTAAATGTTAATGAAGGAGCTACATTAGTTTTTAGCTATATAGGATTTACAACAGTTACAAAACCAGCTACAACAGCCATTATCAATGTTGATTTAGAGGAAGAAAGTGGAGGACAAAAACTAGAGGAAGTTGTAGTTACAGGGACTCGTACTGCTCCCCGAAGTAATACTACAAGCGCATTGCCAATTGATGTATTGTCCTCGAAAGATTTGACTGCTACGGGACAAGCGACTTTTGATAAAGCATTGCAATACAGAATTCCGTCATTTAATACTGTAAACACACCTGTAAATGATGCTACTTCATTACTGGATCCGTATGAAATAAGAAATATGGGACCTAGTAGAACATTAATCTTAATCAATGGGAAACGTAAAAATTTAAGTTCATTATTATATGTTCAAACCTCACCAGGACGAGGAGAAACAGGAGCTGATATATCAGCAATTCCAACAGATGCTATCGAAAGAGTTGAGATTTTAAGAGATGGTGCTTCTGCTCAATATGGGTCTGATGCGATTGCAGGTGTAATGAACATTATCCTAAAAAAGAATCATTCTGATGGCTCACTTACTATTAGATCGGGTATTACAGGAGAGGGAGATGGTGAAATGTTAGGAGTTACTTTGAACAATGGAACTACTGTTGGAGGTAATGGTTTTCTAAATTATACTATAGATTTTTCAAAAGTAAATCAAGCTAATAGACCAGGAACTGTTGATGCAGAAGGTGATGCAGGTGATTTTGGTGCTCCTTTAGCAGAAGTGCAGTCATTCCTTGCAAGACGTCCAGATGCGGGTAATATTAATGGATCTCCTGAAACTGCTGCAGCAAAATTCTTAATTAATGGTGGAAATGATTTAAATGATATCACCCAAGTATATTATAATGCTGCTTATGTTTATAAAAAAGTAAATTCATTTGCTAACTATAGAACTCCATATTGGAGAACATTAGATCCAGCGAATCCGTACTTAAATGATTTCTTTGGAAATGGAGATGATGCAAATCCTTCATACGATGGTTATGTGCCAACATTTGAAGGTGACTTAAATGACTATAATGCTACATTAGGTTTTAAAACAACTAAAAATGGTTGGAATACTGATATGAGTATAACTACTGGCGGAAATAGTCAAACTTACTCTGTGAATAATTCTGTAAACAGATCAAATATAAAACAATCAAGTATTGATCCTGATACAGGGCTGCCAGCTGTTGATCCAATCACAGGACAGGTTATTTATACTAATAAATACCAAGAAAATTCCCCAATCTCTTTTAAGCCAGGGGGAACTTCTTTTAACCATATCGTAGGTAATATAGATATTTCAAAAACGCTTTCAGATCATATTAGTATTGGTTTTGGATCGGAGTTCAGAACTGAAACTTTTGGAGTTCAAGCAGGTGATGAAGCTTCATGGGAAGGAATAGGTGCTGATTCATTTGCAGGTAACCGTCCTGAAAATTCTGGAAAATGGAACCGCTACAACTTTGGAGCTTATGGAGATTTAGCATGGGATGTGACCAAAGATTTTTTAATTAATGGTACCGTTCGTTACGAAGATTATAGCGATTTTGGAGATGCAACTGTTTGGAAATTAAGTTCAAGATATAAATTCCTTGATGATAAAGTTACTTTAAGAGGTTCTGTATCTACTGGATTCAGAGCACCAACTTTACACCAGATTTATACTCAAAAATCACAATATTCTTTTGTTCCTGGCCAAGGAATCCAAGTAAGTGGTATTATCAATAATATTTCTCCACAAGCGCGTCAATTGAATATTCCTCAATTGGATGCTGAAAAATCAACAAATATTACTGTTGGTATTGGATCAAAACCATTTAAAAACTTCAATTTTACTCTTGATTATTACAATATCAAAGTGGAGGACAGAATCGTATTAGGGGATAAGCAAAACACTCAATTTGGATCAGTTGCTTGGTTTTCTAACTCTTTCGACACTAGAACTTCAGGATTGGATGTTGTTATGAACTATAATAATATTGGAATAGGATCTGGAAAATTAGGATTTAATTTATCGGGTAATATTACTTTCCAAAATGAAAGAATCTCACCAGTAAGAGCTGGGGACAGCTTTAGCCAAACACTGGAATCATTAATGTTTACTTCAAGACCAGAAACCAAATGGATCTTGGGAGCCAATTATGAAATTGGTAAATTTGGGTTCTCTCTTAATAACACTTACTTTGGTAAAACAACTTTCAACCAAGATGGTTTAAATGCTGATCTGAAAACAGAGTTTATTCCTAAAATCGTTACTGATTTAGGAATTACTTTCTCTGCAACTGAAAAGTTAACTTTAGCTTTTAATGTAAATAATATTTTCAATGTATTACCTGAATGGAAATTTGTAGCTGAAAATGCTGCAGGAAGCGCTATTTTAGCAGATCCAGCGCAAGTAAAAACACAATATAACCTAATTACTTTCAATGGTCGTTACTCTCAAGTTACTTATGATGGATCTCATTTCAGTCAATTAGGGACAATGCTGAATTTATCATTAAACTATAAATTCTAA
- a CDS encoding class I SAM-dependent methyltransferase, giving the protein MANNLYTGKMAAIFDAMYQTFIDYDEEYEFYNTLIQEKKCDSVLEIGSGTGNLAKRFEGNNQNYLGLDYSQSMIDIAQERNKNSTFIHGDMRNFVLENPVDAIIITGRSTSYLTNNEDVIDTFESVYKNLNPNGIFIFDFIDANRFIPFIKENQTILHEATYEGIKYIRESHWETTPMENFMLDWSAQYYKIVDNEKEILLDDFSTVRVFTLNEMQLFLYLNNFEIIKAIDRKTYAYDTYVIMAKKIL; this is encoded by the coding sequence ATGGCAAATAATTTATATACTGGTAAAATGGCTGCTATTTTTGATGCCATGTACCAAACCTTTATCGATTATGACGAAGAATATGAGTTTTATAATACCTTAATCCAAGAAAAAAAATGCGATTCTGTACTTGAAATTGGAAGCGGTACAGGAAATTTAGCCAAACGATTTGAGGGAAATAATCAGAATTATTTAGGCCTTGATTATAGCCAAAGTATGATTGATATTGCGCAGGAAAGAAATAAAAACAGCACTTTTATACATGGGGATATGCGTAATTTTGTGCTTGAAAATCCAGTGGATGCCATTATCATAACCGGACGATCCACAAGTTACTTGACCAACAATGAAGATGTAATAGATACTTTTGAGTCGGTCTATAAAAATTTGAATCCAAATGGTATTTTTATTTTTGATTTTATCGATGCCAATCGTTTCATTCCTTTTATAAAAGAAAACCAAACTATACTCCATGAAGCTACTTACGAAGGAATAAAATACATACGGGAGAGTCATTGGGAAACCACTCCAATGGAAAACTTCATGTTGGATTGGAGTGCACAATATTACAAGATTGTCGATAATGAAAAAGAAATTCTGTTGGATGATTTCTCTACCGTTAGGGTTTTTACATTAAACGAAATGCAACTATTCTTGTATCTCAATAATTTCGAAATCATCAAAGCAATTGACCGAAAAACATATGCTTATGATACTTACGTGATTATGGCTAAAAAGATTTTATAA
- a CDS encoding 4Fe-4S dicluster domain-containing protein, translating into MAIIITDECINCGACEPECPNTAIYEGADDWRYKDGTKLKGKVILPDGTEVDSDEAQTPISDEIYYIVPGKCTECKGFHDEPQCAAVCPVDCCIPDDNHVESEETLLNRQAFLHNE; encoded by the coding sequence ATGGCAATTATAATAACCGATGAATGCATAAATTGTGGGGCTTGTGAACCAGAATGCCCAAATACAGCGATATATGAGGGAGCAGATGATTGGAGATATAAAGATGGGACAAAACTGAAAGGTAAAGTGATTTTGCCAGATGGAACCGAAGTAGATTCAGATGAGGCACAAACGCCAATCTCTGATGAAATATATTATATTGTTCCGGGAAAATGTACAGAATGTAAAGGATTTCACGACGAGCCACAATGTGCCGCCGTATGTCCAGTAGACTGTTGTATACCCGATGACAATCATGTTGAATCTGAAGAAACTTTATTAAACAGACAAGCTTTCTTACACAACGAATAA
- a CDS encoding acyl-CoA reductase has protein sequence MTLDTKKSAFVKLGKFLGQFKEGNCTKDETVFGNDLFFEKFIDLIQLSQSHNGWYTPEQVYFSLQSWAEALTEANLDKWLSNYDLSKVEPKKVALVLAGNIPLVGFHDFLSVLITGHDVLVKTSSNDQHLLPFLANYLIASESGFKNKITFVEGKLEGFDAVIATGSNNTARYFEYYFKDKPSIIRKNRNSVAVLNGKETKEELTALGEDIFRYFGLGCRNVSKLFVPKGYSFDSFFEAIFEYQDVIHYEKYANNYDYNKAVFLMSNFKLLDNGFLTIKEDSSYGSPITSVFYEYYENLDDLQKRLEEESDQIQCIVSKDIVKNSIEFGTTQKPDLWDYADNVDTISFLSII, from the coding sequence ATGACATTAGATACAAAAAAAAGCGCATTTGTTAAATTAGGTAAATTCCTAGGACAATTTAAAGAAGGCAATTGCACGAAAGACGAAACTGTATTTGGTAATGATTTATTTTTTGAAAAATTCATCGATTTAATTCAACTTTCCCAATCGCATAACGGCTGGTATACCCCAGAGCAAGTATATTTTTCTTTGCAATCTTGGGCAGAAGCATTAACCGAAGCTAATTTGGATAAATGGCTTTCTAACTACGACTTGAGTAAGGTAGAGCCCAAAAAAGTAGCTTTGGTTTTGGCAGGTAATATTCCCTTGGTTGGATTTCATGATTTCTTATCGGTTTTGATTACTGGGCATGATGTTTTGGTAAAGACTTCTTCGAATGACCAACATCTTTTGCCATTCTTGGCTAATTATCTTATCGCTTCTGAATCTGGATTTAAAAACAAAATCACGTTTGTAGAAGGGAAATTAGAAGGTTTTGATGCCGTTATTGCTACAGGCAGTAATAATACGGCCCGTTATTTTGAATATTATTTCAAAGACAAACCTTCCATCATAAGAAAAAACAGAAACTCAGTTGCAGTTTTAAATGGCAAAGAAACCAAAGAGGAATTAACGGCTCTTGGCGAAGATATTTTTAGATATTTTGGTTTAGGATGTCGAAATGTTTCCAAACTTTTTGTTCCAAAAGGTTATTCCTTTGATTCTTTTTTTGAAGCCATTTTTGAATATCAAGATGTGATTCATTACGAGAAATATGCAAATAATTATGACTACAACAAAGCGGTTTTCCTGATGAGTAATTTCAAATTACTGGATAATGGATTCTTGACTATAAAAGAAGATTCAAGTTACGGTTCGCCAATTACAAGCGTCTTTTATGAGTACTATGAAAATCTGGATGATTTGCAAAAACGTTTGGAGGAAGAAAGTGATCAAATTCAGTGTATTGTGAGTAAAGATATTGTAAAAAACAGCATTGAATTTGGAACCACGCAAAAACCAGATTTATGGGATTATGCAGACAACGTCGATACGATATCGTTTTTGTCAATAATATAA